A window of the Bacteroidia bacterium genome harbors these coding sequences:
- the rsgA gene encoding ribosome small subunit-dependent GTPase A: MQTFEGVVVKTTGNIITVQTGNERIFCRVKGSFRIKDINSTNPVAVGDYVKYYFEGGDALITELLERNNYIIRKSKKLSKQVHILAANIDHAYLVATPILPRTSTGFIDRFLATAEAYSIKASIIFTKADIYDKDILNYVDELKNLYSGIGYSVYIVSNQLPDSLIALKLQLKDKINLFTGHSGVGKSSLINVLIPGLNLKVTPISEQHLTGKHSTTFAEMHQLPEGGFIIDTPGIREFGTYDFNKNDVTHYFPEFFRLLPNCKFNNCIHVNESGCAVLTALEKGEISPSRYHNYLSILNNEDIFR, from the coding sequence ATGCAAACTTTTGAAGGTGTAGTCGTAAAAACAACAGGCAATATTATAACGGTTCAAACGGGAAACGAAAGAATTTTTTGCAGGGTAAAAGGCAGCTTCAGGATAAAAGACATTAACAGCACCAATCCTGTAGCCGTTGGTGATTATGTGAAGTATTATTTTGAAGGTGGTGATGCGCTGATTACAGAACTTCTCGAAAGAAATAATTACATTATCAGAAAATCAAAAAAATTAAGTAAGCAGGTACATATTTTAGCTGCCAATATTGATCATGCATATTTGGTCGCAACACCTATTTTACCAAGAACATCAACAGGATTTATAGACAGATTTCTTGCTACTGCCGAAGCCTATTCTATTAAGGCTTCTATCATTTTTACTAAAGCAGATATTTATGATAAAGACATATTAAATTATGTTGATGAATTAAAAAATCTGTATTCAGGAATTGGATATTCTGTTTATATAGTATCAAATCAGCTACCGGATTCATTAATTGCGTTGAAGCTGCAACTAAAAGATAAAATCAATTTATTCACCGGACACTCAGGGGTTGGAAAATCGTCTCTTATTAATGTGTTGATTCCCGGTTTAAATTTGAAAGTAACACCAATATCTGAACAGCATCTAACAGGAAAACATAGTACTACTTTTGCAGAAATGCATCAATTACCTGAAGGTGGATTTATTATTGACACACCCGGTATCAGGGAATTCGGCACCTACGATTTCAATAAAAACGATGTAACACATTATTTCCCTGAGTTTTTTCGATTATTACCCAATTGTAAATTCAACAATTGTATTCATGTTAATGAAAGTGGTTGTGCTGTATTGACGGCACTTGAGAAAGGAGAAATTAGTCCATCTCGATATCACAATTACCTGAGCATTTTAAACAATGAAGATATATTTCGTTGA
- the dtd gene encoding D-aminoacyl-tRNA deacylase: MKVVIQRVTAASVEIEGAIYSSIKNGLLVLLGISEIDEKEDVDWLCKKIVGLRIFADEKGLMNLSVKDIHGQLLLVSQFTLYGDVNKGNRPSFIQAARPEKAIPLYEYFIQQLNKYDIEVCTGKFGADMKVSLTNDGPVTIIIDSKKQANDN; the protein is encoded by the coding sequence ATGAAAGTTGTAATTCAAAGGGTAACTGCAGCAAGCGTTGAAATTGAAGGAGCCATCTATTCTTCCATTAAGAATGGACTATTAGTGCTTTTGGGAATTTCTGAAATAGATGAAAAGGAGGATGTTGACTGGTTATGCAAAAAAATTGTTGGCTTGCGCATTTTCGCTGATGAAAAAGGGTTAATGAATCTTTCAGTCAAAGATATTCATGGGCAATTGCTTCTGGTGTCACAATTTACACTTTATGGTGACGTAAATAAAGGTAACCGACCTTCATTTATTCAGGCTGCAAGACCGGAGAAAGCAATTCCTCTGTATGAGTATTTTATTCAGCAACTCAACAAATATGATATTGAAGTTTGTACAGGTAAATTTGGCGCTGATATGAAAGTGTCATTAACCAATGATGGGCCTGTTACAATAATTATTGATTC